TCGCGCGATGCGACGCCGAAAATTACGCGCTTCCAACGCGGGGGGATTCGTCGTAAATCCCGCGGGCGCGCATGCCCACGTTCAAGTACGACGGCAAAGACATCCCCTTCGAGCCGGGCGATAGCATCATCCGCGCGGTTCAACGCCAGGGCGGCGACATCCCGCACTACTGCTATCACCCGGGCCTGAGCGTGCCGGCGAACTGCCGGATGTGCCTCGTCGAGGTGAAGCCTGGCCCGAACCAGCGCGCGATGATGCTCGACATCGTCGAGTGGGACGCCGCGCTCGGCGACTACAAGCCGGTGCAGAAGCCGAAGCTCCAGCCCGCCTGCCAGCTCCCCGCGACGGAGGGGCAGGAGGTCCTCGGCGACACGAGCGCGCACGTCCGCGAGGCGCGCTCCGACGTGCAGGAGTTCCTGCTCCTCAACCACCCCGTCGACTGCCCGATCTGCGACCAGGCGGGTGAGTGCAAGCTGCAAGATTATTGGCTCGAGCACCAGGGCACGCAGAAGCGCATGCGCGACGAGCCGGTGCACAAGCCGAAGGCGGTCGTGTTCGGGCCCACCATCGTCTACGACGCCGAGCGCTGCGTCATGTGCACGCGCTGCATCCGCTTCATGGATGAAGTGGCGAAGGACGCGGTGCTCGACATGCGCGAGCGCGGGAACCTGAACGAGGTCTTCGTCGCGACTGGCCGCCAGCTCGAGGGGCACTACACCTTCATGACCGAGCACGTGTGCCCGGTCGGCGCGCTGACGACGAAGGACTTCCGCTTCAAGGCGCGCGTCTGGTTCCTCCGCACCGCGAAGAGCGTGTGCCAGGGCTGCGCGACGGGCTGCAACGCGCACCTCGACTACGACCCGCGCTACAACAAGGCCTACCGCTACCGCCCGCGCGACAACGAGGCGGTGAACAAGTACTGGATGTGCGACGGCGGCATGCTCTCGTACCGCGCCGCGCACGTCGGCCGCGTCACCGGCGCGAAGGTGAAGGGCAAGAAGGCGACGATCGAGGGCGCGATCGCGGAGACGGCGAAGCGCCTCGGCGACGCGAACAAGAGCGGCGTCGCGTTCGTCCTCTCGGCGCAGCACTCGCTCGAGGACAACTGGGCGCTCCGCGAGCTCGCGAAGCTCTGCGGCGCCGACGCGGTGTACGTCACCGGCGCGGGCCCCGGCTACCAGGACGACATCCTCATCGACGAGGACAAGAACCCGAACACCGCCGGCGTCGTCGAGCTCGTCCCCACGCTGCGGCCGTTCCCGCAGCTGATCGAGGACATCAAGGCCGGCCGCGTCACGCAGGCGATCGCGCTCGGCGGCGTCACCCCGCGGAACGATCCCGAGGACGCGACCGCGCTCGGGATGGTGAGCACGCTCGTCGTCGTCGCCGCGCACGAGGGGGCGCTCACGGAGGCGGCGCACGTCGTGCTCCCCGCGACGAGCTGGGCGGAGCACTCCGGCACGTACGTGAACCGGCAGGGCTTCCGGCAGGTCGCCGACAAGGCGCTCCTCCCGCAGGGCGCCTCCAAGCCGGCGTGGGACCACATCCGCGCGCTCGCGATCGCGCTCGGCGTCGAGCCGGGCTGGGCCAAGCTCAAAGACATCCGCGCGAAGCTCACGACCGCCGCCGCCGGCGTCGAGAGCTCGCCCTCGCTCCCCGAGGTCTCTCCGTGAGCAACGACACGATTCAGCTGATCGCGACCGCGGTCAAAATCCTCGTCATGGTCGGGTTCGTCGTGAACATCGGCGCGCTCCTGACCTGGTACGACCGCCGCGGCGGCGCGATGATGCAGGACCGCATCGGTCCGAACCGCGCCGGCTTCAAGATCTTCGGCGTCGAGCTCCGCATCGCGGGCCTGCTCCACACCGCGGCCGACGGCCTCAAGTTCTTCACGAAGAAGGACTTCCTCCCGCCGAAGGCCGACAAGCTCCTCTTCAGCCTCGCGCCGATCATCTCGCTTTTCCCGGTCGTCGCGCTTTGCGCGGTGATCCCGTTCGGCGACACGATCGTGCCGGAGTCGATCACGCGCACGGTGTGCAAGCACGGCACCGAGTTCAAGGCGATGGTCAACGGCGCGTGCCCGGAGGGCTTCAACGCCGAGCGCGTGTGGCCCGCGGTCTCGCGCGAAGGCCTGAGCAACCTCGGGACCGCGATCCGCCTCCAGATCGCGCCGCTCAACGTCGGCATCCTCTACGTCTTCGCGATCGCGGGGCAGGGAATCGTCGGCGCCGCGATCGCGGGCTGGGCGAGCGACAACAAGTTCTCGCTCATGGGCGCGCTCCGCGCGGCGAGCCAGATGGTCAGCTACGAGGTCACGCTCGGCCTCACCCTCGTCGGCGCGTTCATGGTCTACGGCTCGGTGCGCCTCGAAGACATGGTGCTCTGGCAGGACCAGAACTGCTGGGGCATCTTCGTCCAGCCGCTCGCGTTCTTCCTCTTCTTCGCCGCGGCGATCGCGGAGACGAAGCGCATCCCGTTCGACCTCCCCGAGGCGGAGTCCGAGCTCGTGTCCGGCTACTTCACCGAGTACTCGGGCATGAAGTTCGGCATGTTCTACTTCTCCGAGTACATGGAAGTGGCGACGAGCTCGATGCTCCTCGTCCTCGTCTTCCTCGGCGGCTGGCACATGCCGTTCCTCCACCGCGACGGCATCACGATCGCGTTCGGCACCGACGAGCTCTGGCACACGCGCATGCCCCACATCTGGGTCATCATCTTCGGTGTGCTGACGTTCTTCGGGAAGACCATCTTCATCTGCTGGATCCAGGCGTTCATCCGCTGGAGCCTCCCGCGCTTCCGCTACGACCAGCTCATGAAGCTCGGCTGGACGGTCCTCCTCCCGGCGTCGCTCGCGAACATCTTCGCGACCGGCATCGTCTGGCTCGCGCTCCAGAGCGCGGGCCCGGGCATCCAGCCCGGCCTCAAGACGGCGGCCGATCTCGTCCAGGGCTTCACCGCGGTCGTGATCATCGGCCTCGTCGGCTGGGGCATCCTCGGCTTCCTCAAGACGCCGTCGCGCAACGAGCAGATCATCGGTTCGAGCGCGAAGCTCGCCTCCGCCGCCGGCGGCGCGAAGGAAGCGCCGATCAGCGCGTGATCGCATGAGGGGGGCGCTGGCAGCCGCGTGCGTGGTCCTCGCCACGACGTCCGGCTGCCGGCAGCAGCGCTCGTCCGCGGAGCCCGCCGACGCCGCGGCCGCGAAGACGACGGAGGAGGTCCTCGCGACGGTGCTGCCCGGCGTCGTCCTGCTCGTGAACCGTCACGCCGACGGCGCGATCGGGTTCGGCTCCGGGATCGTGGTCGACGACGACGGGCTCGTCCTCACGAACCTGCACGTCGTCGCGGACGGCGAGTCGCTCGGCGGCTTGCTCTACGATCCGAAGCGCGTGAGCTACATCCCGCAGGACGGCGGGCTCGCGCGCTACCTCTTCGAGAACGACTCCGCGGTCGTGCCGGCGCGGCTCGTGCGCGGCGATCCCGTGCTCGACCTCGCGCTCGTGAAGCTGAGGACGAGCACGAAGGGCGTGAAGCTCGGGTTCCGCGCCACGGCGGTGAAGCAAGGCGAGCGCGTGATGGCGGTCGGGCACCCCGGCGAGACGGTGTGGTCGTTCACGTCCGGCGTCGTGAGCTCGCTCCATCAGGGGATGATCCAGACCGACGCCGCGATCAACCGCGGCAACTCGGGCGGCCCGCTCGTGGACGGCGACGGGAAGGTGGTGGGGATCAACACGTCGAAGCTCATCGGCGACATGCACGGCATCGGCTTCGCGCGCCCGGGCGAGCTCGCGCAGCCGATCATCGCGGGGCAGGCGAAGCAGGTGACGCTCGATCGCACGAGCCCCGAGGCGACGGTGCGGACGTGCATGCACGCGATGGAGCAGGGGTCGGAGACCTTGCTCGAGTGCAACGACGAGGACGCGTTCTACGAAGCGATCATGGACAAGCTGCGGCGGAAGCTGAAGCGCCTGAACCTCACCGGCGCGGCGAAGGCGGACTTCGAGCAGCGGATCATGGGTGTCTCGAAGGAGGAGGTGATCGGGACGATGCGCGCGTCTCAGCTCGCGATGCTGCGCGGAGAGGACCCGGCCGCGCCGGCGCGCGCGCTCAACGACAAGCTCGAGGCGCAGCCGCTGCTCGACGGCGCGGCGGAGAGCTACAAGAAGACGTTCGCGCGGAAGAAGGACGCGGTCTCGATGCGCGACGCGCTCGAGTCGCCGGACGGCGGAGTGGCGCGGGCGGCGCGCGAGCTCGACGAGGCGGTCTACATGCGGACCGGGATCAAGATCGACCGCAAGAACGCGCGCCAGCGGCTCGACGTCCTCAAGATGGGGATCCGCATCGAGCGCTCGCACCAGGTCGACGACGCGCACGCGTGGGTCGCGATCACGGGCCGGAACACCGACGCGAGCGAGTACCGGCAGGCGCTCTACCTCACGAAGAAGCCCGACGGCTGGCGGATGGTGGGCTGGCCGACCGCGGCCGCGGAGAAGACGCGACCCTCCGACTTCCCGCTGACGTTCAGCGACTACGAGGAGGACATCGAGCGGCAGGTCTCCTACGAGATCCTGCTCTTCAAGCCCGCGAGCAAGGAAGGCGGCGCCGGCAGCGCGCTGAAGAAGAAGCGTTAGAGGAGCTTCGGCGACTCGTCCATCGCCACGCGCACGTCCTTCAGCCGATCGGGGAGGACCTCCACGATGATCGACTTCCTCACGCCGTTCGGCGCGGAGAGGACGAGGTGGTGCCGCCCGGCCGACACGGGGCGATTGAAGACGTGGCCGGGGCCGAGCGCCTGGCCGTTGTCGATGACCTGGTCGCACTTGATCGGCAAGCACACGACGGTGAGCGCTCCCGTCCCGCTGCTGGGGACGACGTGCACGGGGGGAAGCGGCGCCGGCGGCGGCGTCACGGCGGCGGGCTGACAGGGCGGCGGTTCCGCCGGGTAGTACTCCAGGGGCGGCGGCGGATCCGGGATCTCGGAGCGGCGGCTCTGCATGAACAGGACGCCGACGACGAGCGCGGTCGCGACCGACGACCCGGCGCCGACGGCGAGCAGCGGGAGGAAGCTCGCGCGCGCGCCCGGGCGCGGGATCTGGACGGTGGGCTCCTGCCGCGAGAGCACCTCCAGCCGCTCCTGCACCGCCGACAGGGACCGCTGGAGCCCCTCGGCCTGTTTCTTGAGTGCTGCGATCTCCCCCTCGTTCGGCGCGCTCATGCGTTCAGTCTAGCTGGGAAATTTGCTTCATCCAGCGTCGGT
This sequence is a window from Labilithrix sp.. Protein-coding genes within it:
- a CDS encoding (2Fe-2S)-binding protein; protein product: MPTFKYDGKDIPFEPGDSIIRAVQRQGGDIPHYCYHPGLSVPANCRMCLVEVKPGPNQRAMMLDIVEWDAALGDYKPVQKPKLQPACQLPATEGQEVLGDTSAHVREARSDVQEFLLLNHPVDCPICDQAGECKLQDYWLEHQGTQKRMRDEPVHKPKAVVFGPTIVYDAERCVMCTRCIRFMDEVAKDAVLDMRERGNLNEVFVATGRQLEGHYTFMTEHVCPVGALTTKDFRFKARVWFLRTAKSVCQGCATGCNAHLDYDPRYNKAYRYRPRDNEAVNKYWMCDGGMLSYRAAHVGRVTGAKVKGKKATIEGAIAETAKRLGDANKSGVAFVLSAQHSLEDNWALRELAKLCGADAVYVTGAGPGYQDDILIDEDKNPNTAGVVELVPTLRPFPQLIEDIKAGRVTQAIALGGVTPRNDPEDATALGMVSTLVVVAAHEGALTEAAHVVLPATSWAEHSGTYVNRQGFRQVADKALLPQGASKPAWDHIRALAIALGVEPGWAKLKDIRAKLTTAAAGVESSPSLPEVSP
- a CDS encoding NADH-quinone oxidoreductase subunit H: MVGFVVNIGALLTWYDRRGGAMMQDRIGPNRAGFKIFGVELRIAGLLHTAADGLKFFTKKDFLPPKADKLLFSLAPIISLFPVVALCAVIPFGDTIVPESITRTVCKHGTEFKAMVNGACPEGFNAERVWPAVSREGLSNLGTAIRLQIAPLNVGILYVFAIAGQGIVGAAIAGWASDNKFSLMGALRAASQMVSYEVTLGLTLVGAFMVYGSVRLEDMVLWQDQNCWGIFVQPLAFFLFFAAAIAETKRIPFDLPEAESELVSGYFTEYSGMKFGMFYFSEYMEVATSSMLLVLVFLGGWHMPFLHRDGITIAFGTDELWHTRMPHIWVIIFGVLTFFGKTIFICWIQAFIRWSLPRFRYDQLMKLGWTVLLPASLANIFATGIVWLALQSAGPGIQPGLKTAADLVQGFTAVVIIGLVGWGILGFLKTPSRNEQIIGSSAKLASAAGGAKEAPISA
- a CDS encoding trypsin-like peptidase domain-containing protein translates to MRGALAAACVVLATTSGCRQQRSSAEPADAAAAKTTEEVLATVLPGVVLLVNRHADGAIGFGSGIVVDDDGLVLTNLHVVADGESLGGLLYDPKRVSYIPQDGGLARYLFENDSAVVPARLVRGDPVLDLALVKLRTSTKGVKLGFRATAVKQGERVMAVGHPGETVWSFTSGVVSSLHQGMIQTDAAINRGNSGGPLVDGDGKVVGINTSKLIGDMHGIGFARPGELAQPIIAGQAKQVTLDRTSPEATVRTCMHAMEQGSETLLECNDEDAFYEAIMDKLRRKLKRLNLTGAAKADFEQRIMGVSKEEVIGTMRASQLAMLRGEDPAAPARALNDKLEAQPLLDGAAESYKKTFARKKDAVSMRDALESPDGGVARAARELDEAVYMRTGIKIDRKNARQRLDVLKMGIRIERSHQVDDAHAWVAITGRNTDASEYRQALYLTKKPDGWRMVGWPTAAAEKTRPSDFPLTFSDYEEDIERQVSYEILLFKPASKEGGAGSALKKKR